One Cricetulus griseus strain 17A/GY chromosome 5, alternate assembly CriGri-PICRH-1.0, whole genome shotgun sequence genomic window carries:
- the Kiaa0040 gene encoding uncharacterized protein KIAA0040 homolog, producing the protein MERNSSFFNSIWETIRTRHERGIFNTVCLAVLLGLPLVVVLTLLFICCHCCCSRPPKSGQQPDQNKKKKKKKKKKKDEDLWISAQPKLLQMEKRPSLPL; encoded by the coding sequence ATGGAGAGAAACAGTTCCTTCTTCAACTCTATCTGGGAAACCATCCGGACCAGACATGAAAGGGGCATCTTCAACACCGTCTGCCTGGCTGTCCTCCTGGGGCTGCCCCTAGTGGTGGTTCTTACACTCCTCTTCATCTGCTGCCATTGCTGCTGCAGCAGGCCACCCAAGAGTGGTCAACAGCCAGAccaaaacaagaagaagaagaaaaagaagaagaagaaaaaggatgaaGACCTCTGGATCTCTGCTCAACCCAAGCTCCTCCAGATGGAGAAGAGGCCATCACTGCCTCTCTAG